In one window of Streptomyces roseofulvus DNA:
- a CDS encoding amidinotransferase, with protein MVSPAGAAAGSPVRSYNEWDPLEEVVVGRVDGATIPSRHPAVRCNLPTWAARLQGAAAGFRYPRALVGRAEEEVEGFVALLESLGVTVRRPDPVAHRRRFATPEWSSRGFTSACPRDSLLVVGDEIIETPMAWPCRYFETHAYRTLLKDYFRRGARWTAAPRPQLTDALFDPAFRVPPPGRPVRHLVTEFEPVFDAADFVRAGRDLFVTRSNVTNRMGVEWLRRHLGPEYRIHEIESRCRTPMHIDTTFLPLAPGRALVNPEYVDPDRLPPVLDDWEILTAPEPDPLPDRLLRVTSMCGKWLSMNVLMLDEKRVVAERHHTGTLRALERWGFEPVPCDLLHYAPFGGSFHCATLDVRRKGPEPFDPS; from the coding sequence GTGGTCTCCCCTGCCGGGGCCGCCGCGGGCTCGCCGGTCCGCTCGTACAACGAGTGGGATCCCCTGGAGGAGGTCGTGGTGGGCCGGGTCGACGGGGCCACGATCCCCTCCCGCCATCCGGCGGTCCGGTGCAACCTCCCGACGTGGGCGGCCCGGCTCCAGGGCGCCGCCGCCGGGTTCCGCTACCCGCGGGCGCTCGTCGGGAGGGCCGAGGAGGAGGTCGAGGGCTTCGTCGCCCTCCTGGAGTCCCTCGGGGTGACGGTCCGGCGCCCGGACCCCGTCGCCCACCGGCGGCGGTTCGCCACCCCGGAGTGGTCCTCCCGCGGCTTCACCAGCGCCTGCCCGAGGGACAGCCTGCTCGTCGTCGGCGACGAGATCATCGAGACCCCCATGGCGTGGCCCTGCCGCTACTTCGAGACGCACGCCTACCGCACGCTGCTGAAGGACTACTTCCGGCGCGGGGCACGCTGGACGGCGGCACCCCGGCCGCAGCTGACGGACGCGCTCTTCGACCCGGCGTTCCGGGTGCCCCCGCCCGGCCGGCCGGTGCGCCACCTCGTGACGGAGTTCGAGCCGGTGTTCGACGCCGCCGACTTCGTCCGGGCGGGCCGCGACCTGTTCGTGACGCGCAGCAACGTCACCAACCGCATGGGCGTCGAGTGGCTGCGCCGGCATCTGGGGCCGGAGTACCGGATCCACGAGATCGAGAGCCGCTGCCGGACCCCGATGCACATCGACACCACCTTCCTGCCGCTCGCCCCCGGCCGCGCCCTGGTGAACCCGGAGTACGTCGACCCCGACCGGCTGCCGCCGGTGCTGGACGACTGGGAGATCCTCACGGCCCCCGAGCCCGACCCGCTGCCGGACCGACTGCTGCGGGTCACGTCGATGTGCGGCAAATGGCTGAGCATGAACGTGCTGATGCTCGACGAGAAAAGGGTCGTCGCCGAACGCCACCACACCGGGACCCTGCGCGCCCTGGAACGCTGGGGATTCGAGCCGGTCCCCTGCGACCTCCTGCATTACGCGCCGTTCGGCGGCTCCTTCCACTGCGCCACGCTCGACGTCCGGCGGAAGGGACCGGAACCGTTCGACCCCTCCTGA
- a CDS encoding alpha/beta fold hydrolase has translation MAVVAVHRAVLGDGRPTLPYAEAGRPGSGPPLVLVHGYADSWWTFEPMLRAMPSALHAYAPTQRGHGDADKPAEGYLPEDFADDLVAFLDHLGIERAVLVGGSSGGVQARIVAGRRPDRVAGLVLLGVPALLADKPGVTGVWETVRTLEDPVDRAFAAGFTRGLVAGRVAPGFLETVIDESLKAPARVWRETLRGLLETDLAATLTGILVPTLVVWGDRDPLLTRSDQQLILDAIPDSRFLVHEGTGHVPYWEDPDRVVRELVAFTAALRG, from the coding sequence ATGGCCGTCGTCGCCGTGCACCGCGCCGTCCTCGGCGACGGGCGCCCGACGCTCCCCTACGCGGAGGCGGGCCGTCCCGGGAGCGGGCCGCCGCTCGTCCTCGTCCACGGCTACGCCGACTCCTGGTGGACCTTCGAGCCGATGCTGCGGGCCATGCCGTCCGCCCTGCACGCCTACGCGCCGACCCAGCGCGGCCACGGCGACGCGGACAAGCCGGCGGAGGGGTACCTCCCCGAGGACTTCGCCGACGACCTCGTCGCCTTCCTCGACCACCTCGGCATCGAGCGGGCCGTCCTCGTCGGCGGCTCCAGCGGCGGGGTCCAGGCCCGGATCGTCGCCGGCCGGCGGCCCGACCGGGTCGCCGGACTCGTCCTCCTCGGCGTCCCCGCCCTGCTCGCCGACAAACCCGGTGTCACCGGCGTCTGGGAGACCGTCCGGACCCTGGAGGACCCGGTGGACCGGGCCTTCGCCGCCGGCTTCACCCGCGGGCTCGTCGCCGGCCGGGTGGCCCCCGGCTTCCTGGAGACCGTCATCGACGAGAGCCTGAAGGCCCCGGCCCGGGTCTGGCGCGAGACCCTGCGCGGACTCCTGGAGACCGACCTCGCGGCCACGCTGACCGGGATCCTCGTCCCGACCCTCGTCGTCTGGGGCGACCGCGATCCGCTGCTCACCCGTTCGGACCAGCAGCTGATCCTGGACGCGATCCCCGACTCCCGGTTCCTCGTCCACGAGGGCACCGGGCACGTCCCCTACTGGGAGGACCCGGACCGGGTCGTGCGCGAGCTCGTCGCCTTCACCGCCGCGCTGCGCGGCTGA